A window of Costertonia aggregata contains these coding sequences:
- a CDS encoding VOC family protein, which translates to MQNVSPFHIAIPVHNLSECRTFYREILNCEEGRSSDHWVDFNLFGHQLVIHYKPKSETDSLHHNPVDGQNVPVPHYGVVLPWDTFQSFANELKSKNIQFVIEPYIRFEGEVGEQATMFFLDPAGNALEFKAFKDIKQLFAK; encoded by the coding sequence ATGCAAAACGTAAGTCCCTTCCATATTGCGATACCCGTTCACAATTTAAGCGAATGCCGCACTTTTTATAGGGAAATATTGAATTGTGAAGAAGGTAGGAGTAGTGACCATTGGGTAGATTTTAATCTTTTCGGGCATCAATTGGTCATTCACTACAAACCTAAATCAGAAACAGATAGTTTACATCACAACCCGGTAGACGGCCAGAATGTTCCCGTACCCCATTATGGTGTTGTTTTGCCTTGGGACACGTTTCAATCCTTTGCCAACGAGTTAAAATCAAAAAATATACAATTTGTCATTGAGCCGTACATTCGTTTTGAAGGTGAAGTGGGCGAGCAGGCTACTATGTTTTTTCTAGATCCGGCAGGTAACGCTCTAGAGTTCAAGGCTTTTAAGGACATCAAGCAATTATTCGCAAAATAA
- a CDS encoding YkgJ family cysteine cluster protein translates to MEEVLQKLPEKAKEKHAENKKFFAKLKKKPPKNLDYIMQELHKAEFERTDCLTCANCCKTTGPLFTNADITRIAKHFRLKPQKFIDTYLKIDEENDYVLQQVPCAFLGANNYCSIYEVRPKACREFPHTDRKKFQQISSLTLKNVAICPAAFNIVEAMKKRIGGV, encoded by the coding sequence ATGGAAGAGGTTTTACAAAAACTCCCTGAAAAGGCTAAAGAAAAGCATGCAGAAAATAAAAAGTTTTTTGCCAAACTCAAAAAAAAGCCTCCCAAGAACTTGGACTATATAATGCAAGAGTTGCACAAAGCGGAGTTTGAACGAACCGATTGCCTTACGTGCGCCAATTGTTGCAAAACTACCGGGCCATTGTTTACCAACGCCGATATTACACGTATTGCCAAACATTTTAGGTTAAAACCGCAAAAATTCATTGATACATATTTAAAAATCGATGAGGAAAACGATTATGTACTACAACAAGTGCCCTGTGCTTTTTTAGGGGCCAACAACTACTGTTCGATCTATGAGGTGAGGCCCAAAGCCTGTAGAGAGTTTCCACATACCGATAGAAAAAAGTTTCAACAAATAAGCAGTTTAACCTTAAAGAACGTAGCCATTTGCCCGGCCGCTTTCAATATAGTAGAAGCAATGAAGAAAAGAATAGGGGGTGTCTAA
- a CDS encoding 3-keto-disaccharide hydrolase, with protein MKKIGFLLICLIAFTSCKTENKRTESLVDETIQENRASDEWTYLFDGTSTKGWRGYNAKVLPPGWIIEDSTLTFKTDLGLEQDYKGGKDIIYAAEEFDNFEFYLEWKIPEGGNSGIFYHVKEGYDSPPVVAPEYQLIDDLGYAKIHDLTAYNLSLGYTEKPNELKPLQQTGSDYAMHAANASQKVLHPAGEWNSSKIIFTPKKVEHWLNGKKILSFIPWDEAWYEKKNSDKWQNSPDYGKYKTGFIGLQDHASPIWFKNIKIRKL; from the coding sequence ATGAAAAAAATAGGATTTCTTTTAATTTGTTTGATTGCATTTACCTCATGCAAGACCGAAAACAAAAGGACAGAAAGCTTGGTTGATGAAACTATTCAAGAAAATAGAGCTTCCGATGAATGGACATATCTTTTTGACGGTACAAGTACCAAAGGCTGGCGCGGGTATAACGCAAAAGTGCTGCCTCCGGGATGGATTATTGAAGATAGTACTTTGACCTTTAAAACAGATTTGGGCCTTGAACAGGATTATAAAGGTGGTAAGGACATTATCTATGCCGCTGAAGAGTTCGACAATTTTGAATTCTATTTGGAATGGAAAATACCCGAAGGCGGTAATAGTGGTATTTTTTATCACGTAAAAGAAGGGTATGACAGTCCGCCCGTGGTCGCACCCGAATATCAGCTTATCGATGATTTGGGCTATGCAAAAATACATGACCTTACAGCTTATAACTTAAGTTTAGGATATACCGAAAAGCCAAATGAGCTAAAACCTTTACAGCAAACAGGCTCTGATTATGCCATGCATGCCGCCAATGCTTCACAAAAAGTGCTTCACCCTGCCGGAGAGTGGAACTCCTCAAAAATTATATTTACCCCGAAAAAAGTAGAGCATTGGTTAAACGGGAAGAAAATATTGTCTTTTATACCTTGGGATGAAGCTTGGTACGAAAAGAAAAATTCCGATAAATGGCAGAACAGTCCAGATTACGGGAAATACAAAACGGGCTTTATAGGGTTGCAAGATCATGCAAGCCCCATTTGGTTCAAGAACATAAAAATCAGGAAACTATAA
- a CDS encoding alpha/beta fold hydrolase, translated as MKRLINRLLPKLYGTYLNMLSLFSKDMAANKAFHVFCTIRKGKVLPVQKEFLDTAKDKVHTIENHKIQSYRWQGSKETVLLVHGWESNVFRWRNLIKKLKEADFNIIAFDAPGHGYSSGKYLYVPLYEKALQSMIEIYEPKYLIGHSVGGMTIMYNQYLHPQSKVDKLVTIGAPSEFHELMTHYENLLGLNKRVLNGLEAYIKNRFGFTFKEFSTASFALKNTKKGILFHDSSDPITPYHNSVAVHKNWKGSQLVTTKGLGHSMHQDDVNDKIIRFLKS; from the coding sequence ATGAAAAGATTGATCAATCGCCTTTTGCCCAAACTGTACGGTACTTACCTTAATATGCTTTCCCTTTTTTCGAAAGATATGGCTGCCAACAAGGCCTTTCATGTTTTTTGTACCATACGAAAAGGAAAAGTATTACCGGTACAAAAAGAGTTTTTGGATACCGCCAAAGACAAAGTGCATACGATTGAAAATCATAAAATACAATCCTACCGTTGGCAGGGTTCCAAAGAGACCGTTTTATTGGTTCACGGTTGGGAAAGCAATGTATTTAGATGGCGAAATCTTATAAAAAAACTGAAGGAGGCCGATTTTAATATCATTGCTTTCGATGCGCCCGGGCACGGTTACTCCTCGGGGAAATATCTATACGTTCCCTTATATGAAAAGGCACTTCAATCAATGATCGAAATCTACGAGCCAAAATATCTTATAGGCCACTCGGTAGGTGGTATGACCATAATGTACAATCAATATTTGCATCCCCAATCAAAAGTGGATAAGCTGGTCACTATCGGGGCTCCTTCGGAATTTCATGAACTTATGACACATTACGAAAACCTTTTAGGTTTGAACAAACGTGTCTTGAACGGTCTGGAAGCCTATATCAAAAACAGGTTTGGTTTTACGTTCAAGGAATTTTCAACAGCTAGTTTTGCACTAAAAAATACCAAAAAGGGAATTCTTTTTCATGATTCATCGGATCCTATTACACCTTATCATAATTCAGTCGCGGTTCACAAAAATTGGAAAGGGAGTCAGCTCGTGACTACCAAAGGTTTAGGACATTCAATGCATCAAGACGACGTTAACGACAAAATAATACGTTTTCTAAAGTCCTGA
- a CDS encoding class I SAM-dependent methyltransferase encodes MAEDILGQALLDYQNGKYTEDILTYSSLDEEDIIPLPYLFRGFEKMPPLEQKALKLCKGEVLDIGCGAGNHSLYLQEKGYNITALDSSKGAIEVCTKRGLNKTVISAILDFDKKKYDTLLLLMNGIGLAGTLNQLKDFLLHLKSILKPEGHILLDSSDIIYMYDADDDGGYWVPNDGSYYGEVEFTMQYKGEKGQPFEWLYLDFNTLQRAASDTGFLCELVSEGHHYDYLAKLAPK; translated from the coding sequence ATGGCAGAAGATATCTTAGGACAAGCATTGTTGGATTATCAGAACGGTAAATACACTGAGGATATCCTTACCTACTCTTCTTTGGATGAAGAGGATATAATTCCGCTCCCCTATTTATTTCGAGGTTTCGAAAAAATGCCACCGTTGGAACAAAAAGCCCTAAAACTATGTAAAGGGGAAGTTTTGGATATTGGTTGTGGCGCAGGTAACCATAGCCTTTATCTTCAAGAAAAGGGATATAACATAACCGCTTTGGATAGCTCAAAAGGTGCTATTGAAGTATGTACCAAAAGGGGCTTAAATAAAACCGTAATATCCGCAATACTCGATTTCGACAAAAAAAAATATGATACATTGCTATTGCTGATGAACGGTATAGGTTTGGCCGGCACACTAAACCAACTAAAAGACTTCCTATTGCATCTAAAATCAATTTTAAAACCTGAAGGACACATACTTTTAGACTCTAGCGATATCATATATATGTACGATGCCGATGACGATGGCGGCTATTGGGTTCCCAATGATGGCAGTTATTATGGCGAGGTAGAATTCACCATGCAATATAAGGGTGAAAAAGGGCAACCTTTTGAGTGGTTGTATTTGGATTTCAACACACTACAGCGTGCCGCTTCTGATACAGGTTTTTTGTGCGAACTTGTAAGCGAGGGCCATCATTACGACTATTTAGCTAAACTTGCCCCAAAATAA
- a CDS encoding sterol desaturase family protein: METIIAYFETIPSAHRSLILVGGITFFWLLEGAVPLFKFNYKKWRHALPNLFFTLTTIIVNFALAFMLLKTADWTVTNDFGIINWLPKMPLWLYVILGILLLDFIGAYLAHYVEHKVKPLWMVHLVHHTDHNVDTTTANRHHPLESVIRFTFTLAGVFVIGTPIGIVMLYQSLSLVATQFSHANIKLPKKVDETISYIVVSPDMHKVHHHNVLPYTDSNYGNIFSIWDRLFGTYMKLDRDAIVYGVDTFPDAIENASIKGLLKQPFHKYRKPTTVEN, encoded by the coding sequence ATGGAAACCATTATCGCATATTTTGAAACGATACCCTCTGCACATCGCTCATTGATTTTGGTAGGTGGCATTACTTTTTTTTGGTTGCTCGAAGGTGCGGTGCCTTTATTTAAGTTCAACTACAAAAAGTGGCGACATGCTTTGCCCAATCTGTTTTTTACCTTGACCACTATCATCGTAAACTTTGCTTTGGCCTTTATGTTATTAAAGACTGCCGATTGGACCGTAACCAATGATTTTGGTATCATTAACTGGTTGCCTAAAATGCCATTGTGGTTGTACGTAATCTTGGGCATTTTATTATTGGATTTTATTGGTGCTTACCTAGCCCATTATGTTGAGCACAAAGTAAAACCTTTGTGGATGGTGCATTTGGTTCATCATACCGATCATAACGTTGATACGACCACGGCGAACCGTCACCACCCGCTGGAAAGTGTCATTCGGTTTACGTTTACTTTGGCCGGGGTTTTCGTTATTGGTACGCCCATAGGTATCGTAATGTTATATCAATCCCTTTCATTGGTGGCTACCCAGTTTAGTCATGCCAATATTAAATTACCCAAAAAGGTGGACGAAACCATTAGCTACATAGTGGTCTCACCGGATATGCATAAGGTACATCACCACAACGTTTTGCCCTACACGGATTCCAATTATGGCAATATTTTCTCCATTTGGGACAGGCTCTTTGGTACATACATGAAATTAGATAGGGATGCTATTGTGTATGGGGTAGATACTTTTCCCGATGCCATTGAAAATGCCAGTATCAAAGGACTTTTAAAGCAACCGTTTCACAAGTATCGGAAGCCTACTACAGTTGAAAATTGA
- a CDS encoding Gfo/Idh/MocA family protein, which produces MNKREFIKNAAAMSSLALLPSSIWAISKSKKRLRVAHIGVGNMGAEDLKAISSHNLVDVVALCDVDADNLAAAHKEHPKAKTFKDYRVLLKEMDKSIDAIVVSTPDHTHAPASMMAMQMNKAVYCQKPLTHHVSEARAMSKLAKEKGLITQMGIQVHSFYDYKLATLLIQSGIIGKVKAVHAWSPKNWGYDGPIPEGSDTVPSNLDWNLWLGTSTDKPYKKGFYHPGNWRKLVDYGCGTLGDMGVHIFDTPYNALALDVPKTIVNNCRTPNGFGFPESNVVTYEFPGTEYTTEEFKWTWYDGPGAPKVDHEDLRLPDAESMYREKEQNTAEASIEDKMSLKTKATAKGKLPEQGAMFVGEEGRLLLPHFMELPKKIVDGKYVDISNEISNIEKEHRMGKPIRDYESEGPKHYHQFVDACLGKAQCSAPFSYASRLTETILLGVIAGRFPNQTLHWDSKNAKFAEEEANQYLDAPYRNF; this is translated from the coding sequence ATGAATAAACGGGAATTTATAAAAAATGCAGCAGCTATGTCATCCCTTGCCCTTTTACCTTCAAGCATTTGGGCCATTTCAAAAAGTAAAAAGCGGCTGCGTGTTGCACATATCGGGGTAGGTAATATGGGTGCCGAAGACTTAAAGGCAATTTCGTCGCACAATCTCGTAGATGTGGTCGCCCTTTGCGATGTGGATGCCGATAATTTGGCAGCGGCTCATAAAGAGCATCCCAAAGCAAAAACTTTTAAAGATTACAGGGTGCTTCTAAAAGAAATGGATAAGAGTATTGATGCCATAGTAGTTTCCACACCGGATCATACCCACGCTCCTGCATCGATGATGGCAATGCAGATGAATAAAGCCGTATACTGTCAAAAACCTTTGACCCACCACGTATCGGAAGCTAGAGCCATGAGTAAATTGGCAAAAGAAAAAGGATTGATAACCCAAATGGGTATTCAAGTGCATTCGTTTTATGACTATAAACTAGCTACTTTATTGATTCAATCGGGTATTATAGGTAAAGTGAAGGCCGTTCATGCCTGGTCCCCAAAAAATTGGGGCTACGATGGCCCAATACCTGAAGGTAGTGATACCGTACCGAGTAACTTGGACTGGAACCTTTGGTTGGGAACATCTACGGACAAACCTTATAAGAAAGGGTTCTACCACCCTGGTAACTGGAGAAAATTGGTAGACTACGGTTGTGGAACCTTGGGGGATATGGGGGTTCATATTTTTGATACGCCTTACAATGCTTTGGCCTTGGATGTTCCCAAGACCATAGTTAATAATTGTAGAACACCGAATGGCTTCGGATTTCCGGAAAGCAATGTGGTCACCTATGAATTTCCGGGAACCGAATACACGACCGAAGAATTTAAATGGACTTGGTACGACGGTCCTGGAGCACCCAAGGTAGATCATGAAGATTTACGGTTGCCGGACGCCGAAAGTATGTACAGGGAAAAAGAACAGAATACGGCTGAGGCATCTATAGAAGATAAAATGTCTTTAAAAACAAAAGCGACCGCCAAAGGAAAACTCCCTGAACAAGGTGCCATGTTCGTTGGTGAGGAAGGGCGCTTGTTATTGCCCCATTTTATGGAGCTTCCCAAAAAAATAGTTGATGGGAAATATGTAGATATTTCCAATGAAATTTCAAATATTGAAAAAGAGCATCGTATGGGTAAACCCATACGTGACTACGAATCTGAAGGGCCAAAGCATTACCATCAATTTGTGGATGCTTGTTTGGGCAAAGCACAGTGTAGCGCACCTTTTTCCTATGCGTCCCGTTTGACCGAAACCATTCTTTTAGGCGTCATTGCCGGGCGTTTTCCAAATCAAACCTTACATTGGGACAGTAAAAATGCAAAATTCGCCGAGGAAGAAGCCAATCAATATTTAGATGCTCCTTATCGTAATTTTTAA
- a CDS encoding alpha/beta hydrolase-fold protein has product MVKYLSFFLCFVSLCSGCNSSFDNTSDLTIKVSFSDTVGKNALDGRLLLLLSDDFGDEPRFQINDGLNTQLVFGMNVDNLKPGESKTFNSEIFGYPYPKLSEIPPGEYNVQALLHVYETFNLSTGQTVKLPMDNGEGQKWNRSPGNLYSEPFKITISENGSLNINVTMDKIIPPIKEPADTEWIKHIKVKSEKLSKFWGKDIYLGAHVLLPKGFDEHPEAKYPLMIFHGHFPSDFGGFRTTSPDPNMKPEYSERFGVEGYNIVQEQEAYDFYKRWNEPDFPRMLIVEIQHPTPYYDDSYAVNSASQGPYGDAITYELIPEIEKQFRGLGEGWSRFLYGGSTGGWEALAVQVKYPDEYNGCFAACPDPIDFRAYCLTNIYEDKNAYYYDSDHKTLEVPSHRNYLGQIQSTLRQGNHLELVLGDKSRSGQQWDIWEATYSPQGEDGYPVRIWDKKTGEIDHNVAEYWKENYDLRYILERDWDKLGDNLEGKIHIYCGDMDNYYLNNAVYLMEDFLESTTDPYYEGEVLYGDRAEHCWNGDPELPNHITRMRYNTMYVPKIMKRIAESAPKGADLTSWLYE; this is encoded by the coding sequence ATGGTAAAATATCTATCTTTTTTCCTATGCTTTGTTTCTCTATGTTCCGGGTGCAATTCTTCGTTTGACAATACATCCGATTTAACCATAAAAGTATCTTTTTCAGATACAGTCGGTAAAAATGCATTGGACGGGCGATTATTGTTATTGCTCTCTGATGATTTTGGGGACGAACCTAGATTTCAAATCAACGACGGTTTGAACACGCAACTAGTTTTTGGCATGAATGTGGATAACCTAAAACCTGGTGAATCCAAGACGTTCAATTCTGAAATTTTTGGTTATCCTTACCCAAAGTTGTCCGAAATCCCACCAGGGGAATATAACGTTCAAGCACTGTTACATGTATATGAGACGTTTAACCTATCTACCGGGCAGACCGTTAAATTGCCAATGGATAATGGCGAAGGTCAAAAATGGAACAGATCACCGGGTAATCTCTATAGTGAACCTTTCAAAATAACAATATCCGAAAATGGTTCCCTAAATATTAATGTGACCATGGATAAAATCATTCCCCCGATAAAAGAGCCAGCGGATACCGAGTGGATTAAACATATTAAGGTAAAGTCAGAAAAATTATCTAAATTTTGGGGTAAGGATATATATCTAGGAGCTCATGTACTCCTTCCCAAAGGATTTGACGAACATCCCGAAGCCAAATATCCATTGATGATTTTTCACGGACATTTTCCTAGCGATTTCGGTGGGTTTAGAACCACATCACCCGACCCGAACATGAAACCTGAATATTCTGAGCGGTTTGGAGTGGAAGGTTACAATATTGTTCAGGAACAAGAGGCTTATGATTTTTATAAACGTTGGAACGAGCCCGATTTTCCTAGAATGTTGATTGTTGAAATTCAGCATCCGACACCATATTATGATGATTCGTATGCGGTAAATTCGGCGAGCCAAGGCCCATATGGTGATGCAATTACCTATGAGCTCATTCCCGAAATCGAAAAACAGTTCAGGGGCTTGGGAGAAGGCTGGTCACGTTTTTTATATGGTGGTTCAACAGGGGGTTGGGAAGCATTGGCAGTGCAGGTAAAATATCCTGATGAATATAATGGTTGTTTTGCGGCTTGTCCAGACCCCATAGATTTTAGGGCCTATTGCCTTACCAATATTTATGAGGATAAAAATGCCTATTACTACGATAGCGACCACAAAACCTTGGAAGTTCCCAGCCATAGGAATTACTTGGGCCAAATACAGTCTACTTTACGACAGGGTAATCATTTGGAACTGGTTCTGGGCGATAAATCAAGATCAGGTCAGCAGTGGGATATTTGGGAAGCTACTTACTCGCCTCAAGGCGAAGATGGCTATCCGGTAAGGATTTGGGATAAAAAAACGGGTGAGATTGACCATAACGTAGCCGAATACTGGAAAGAAAATTATGATTTGAGGTATATTTTGGAACGTGATTGGGATAAATTAGGTGATAACCTTGAAGGAAAAATCCATATTTACTGCGGTGATATGGATAACTACTACTTGAATAATGCGGTGTATTTGATGGAAGACTTTTTGGAAAGTACTACGGACCCATACTACGAGGGCGAAGTATTGTATGGTGATAGAGCGGAACATTGCTGGAACGGAGACCCTGAATTGCCCAATCACATTACCAGAATGCGCTACAATACCATGTATGTTCCTAAAATTATGAAACGTATTGCAGAAAGTGCGCCCAAAGGAGCTGATTTGACCAGTTGGCTGTATGAGTAG
- a CDS encoding DUF7079 family protein: MSPKEIEQRKPIWIAISDFYLDTELDDVSFKYIAKKIHESTFTFEEVKQIDRTDVFPVLYGNLLTVAGIWSGFNEEWLVPTIIENLSKQNTLSRFFLKIKYRLFRWMYKEYWEKLEYFHKTFKHQ; this comes from the coding sequence ATGAGTCCAAAAGAAATTGAACAACGTAAACCAATTTGGATTGCGATATCGGATTTTTATTTGGATACGGAATTGGACGATGTATCCTTTAAATATATTGCCAAAAAAATACACGAAAGCACTTTTACTTTTGAGGAAGTAAAACAGATTGACCGTACCGATGTGTTCCCCGTACTCTACGGAAATTTACTCACGGTAGCAGGCATATGGTCAGGTTTTAACGAAGAATGGTTAGTGCCGACCATCATTGAAAATTTATCCAAGCAAAATACCTTGAGCCGCTTCTTTTTGAAGATTAAATATAGATTGTTCAGATGGATGTATAAAGAGTATTGGGAAAAATTAGAGTATTTTCACAAGACGTTTAAACATCAATAA
- a CDS encoding 7-carboxy-7-deazaguanine synthase QueE, protein MLKDEVLQLVDKGLMLPLMEEFYTIQGEGYHKGTAAYFIRVGGCDVGCHWCDVKESWNAGTHPPTSIDAIVENAAKYSDTIVVTGGEPLTWDMNPLTRALKTKNLQTHIETSGAYKLTGEWDWICLSPKKNKLPEGIIYKKAHELKVIVYNKHDFIFAEEQAAKVNKNCILYLQPEWSVSDKIVPKIVDYVMENPKWKVSLQTHKYLNIP, encoded by the coding sequence ATGCTAAAAGACGAGGTATTGCAACTGGTAGATAAAGGATTGATGCTGCCTTTAATGGAAGAATTCTATACCATACAGGGCGAAGGCTATCATAAAGGTACCGCTGCCTATTTTATTCGTGTTGGCGGATGTGATGTAGGCTGCCATTGGTGCGATGTCAAAGAAAGCTGGAATGCCGGTACCCATCCACCTACAAGTATTGATGCCATAGTCGAGAATGCCGCTAAATATTCAGACACTATTGTGGTTACGGGCGGGGAGCCCCTTACTTGGGACATGAACCCCTTGACGCGAGCTTTAAAAACCAAGAATTTACAGACCCATATCGAGACTTCAGGAGCCTATAAACTTACGGGGGAATGGGATTGGATTTGTCTTTCGCCCAAAAAGAACAAACTTCCCGAAGGGATTATTTATAAAAAAGCGCACGAGCTAAAAGTAATAGTGTACAATAAACACGATTTCATCTTTGCAGAGGAGCAAGCGGCCAAAGTAAACAAAAACTGCATTCTGTACCTGCAACCGGAGTGGAGTGTAAGCGATAAAATAGTTCCTAAAATAGTGGATTATGTGATGGAGAATCCTAAATGGAAAGTCTCCCTGCAAACCCATAAATATTTAAATATTCCTTGA
- a CDS encoding helicase HerA-like domain-containing protein yields the protein MSTQDQFFAHIEKGYTTKGDFITMGAAMLDGEAVTNAHVKIPLKTLNRHGLIAGATGTGKTKTLQVLAENLSEKGVPVLLMDLKGDLSGIAQPSPGHPKIDERHAKIGLPFEAKGFPVEILSLSEQDGVKLRATVSEFGPTLLSRILDLTETQEGIVAVVFKYCDDHKLPLLDLKDFKKVLQYATGAGKAEFTKDYGRISTSSTGTILRKIIEMEQQGADLFFGEKSFDVDDLTRIDENGKGYINIIRLTDIQDRPKLFSTFMLSLLAEIYSTFPEQGDSDRPELILFIDEAHLIFKEASKALLDQIEGIVKLIRSKGIGLYFVTQNPTDVPNEVLAQLGLKVQHALRAFTARDRKAIKLTAENYPISEYYDTKEVLTALGIGEALISALDEKGRPTPLAATLLRAPMSRMDVLTDTELKSVIKKSHLVKKYNDVIDRESAYEILNEKIEKAEALAEKEKSKPRTTSRRRTSTRQNPVIKVLTSATFIRGVLGVLKKVLR from the coding sequence ATGAGTACCCAAGACCAGTTTTTTGCCCATATTGAAAAAGGCTATACCACAAAAGGAGATTTTATAACCATGGGCGCTGCCATGCTAGATGGTGAGGCCGTCACCAACGCCCATGTTAAAATTCCATTGAAAACCTTAAATAGGCATGGGCTTATTGCCGGGGCAACGGGTACTGGAAAAACCAAGACTCTTCAAGTATTGGCAGAAAACCTATCGGAAAAAGGGGTCCCTGTGTTGCTGATGGATTTAAAAGGTGATTTGAGCGGCATTGCCCAACCCAGTCCTGGGCATCCAAAAATCGATGAGCGCCATGCCAAGATCGGGCTCCCGTTCGAAGCCAAAGGTTTTCCTGTTGAGATTTTGTCCCTTTCCGAACAAGATGGTGTAAAGTTAAGAGCCACGGTGTCGGAATTTGGTCCCACACTCTTATCCCGAATTTTAGACTTAACCGAGACACAGGAAGGTATAGTAGCCGTAGTTTTCAAATATTGTGATGACCATAAGCTTCCCCTATTGGATTTAAAGGATTTCAAAAAGGTATTGCAATATGCCACGGGAGCGGGAAAAGCTGAATTCACCAAAGACTATGGAAGAATCTCTACCAGTTCTACCGGAACGATTTTGAGAAAAATAATTGAAATGGAGCAGCAAGGAGCGGACTTGTTCTTTGGCGAAAAATCTTTTGATGTCGACGATCTCACTCGAATTGATGAAAACGGAAAGGGATATATAAACATTATTCGTTTAACCGATATACAGGATAGGCCCAAACTCTTTTCCACGTTCATGTTGAGTTTGTTGGCAGAGATTTACAGTACGTTTCCCGAGCAGGGCGATAGCGATAGGCCAGAACTTATCCTATTTATAGATGAAGCGCATTTGATTTTTAAGGAAGCATCAAAAGCATTGTTAGATCAAATAGAAGGCATCGTAAAATTGATACGCTCCAAAGGTATCGGGCTTTATTTTGTGACCCAAAACCCGACCGATGTCCCCAACGAGGTATTGGCGCAATTGGGCCTAAAAGTACAGCATGCCCTAAGGGCTTTCACGGCACGAGACAGGAAAGCGATAAAGCTCACTGCGGAAAATTACCCCATATCCGAATATTACGATACTAAAGAAGTACTCACCGCCTTGGGAATTGGTGAGGCCTTAATATCCGCTTTGGACGAAAAAGGGCGGCCCACACCATTGGCGGCCACTCTTTTGAGGGCACCAATGAGCCGTATGGATGTTCTTACCGACACGGAACTAAAATCGGTCATAAAAAAATCCCATTTGGTCAAAAAATACAATGATGTCATAGATCGTGAAAGTGCCTATGAAATATTGAACGAAAAAATTGAAAAAGCAGAGGCCCTGGCAGAAAAAGAAAAATCCAAACCTAGAACCACGAGCCGAAGAAGAACCAGTACAAGACAAAATCCCGTTATAAAAGTACTGACCAGTGCCACCTTTATTCGTGGTGTGCTAGGTGTATTAAAAAAAGTTCTCAGATAA
- a CDS encoding winged helix-turn-helix transcriptional regulator, with protein METVTENQKVKVAKKIKKMFGHIDVRNAEYCPIRDVMALASDKWSILIILYLGYYPVLRFNKLKKYVYGISGKVLSERLKMLEADGYISRTMYPEVPVRVEYGLTGFGHSYLLKLLDLTEWITAYSDTVIKNRKKFKKP; from the coding sequence ATGGAAACTGTTACTGAAAATCAAAAAGTTAAGGTCGCAAAAAAAATAAAAAAAATGTTCGGGCATATTGATGTTCGTAATGCCGAATACTGTCCCATACGTGATGTAATGGCTTTGGCTTCGGATAAATGGAGCATACTCATTATCCTTTATTTGGGATACTATCCTGTGCTGAGGTTCAATAAACTCAAAAAATACGTATATGGTATATCGGGCAAGGTTTTGAGCGAACGCTTAAAAATGTTGGAAGCGGACGGATATATTTCACGCACCATGTACCCAGAAGTACCTGTACGGGTAGAATATGGTTTGACCGGCTTTGGTCATTCGTATCTACTAAAACTATTGGATTTAACTGAGTGGATAACGGCTTATAGCGATACTGTGATAAAAAACAGGAAAAAATTCAAAAAGCCATAA